One window from the genome of Calliopsis andreniformis isolate RMS-2024a chromosome 12, iyCalAndr_principal, whole genome shotgun sequence encodes:
- the LOC143185654 gene encoding putative G-protein coupled receptor No18, which produces MANQTANYYGDVYQWNRTVSTDEQDEQMKYYLPNWTDLVLAGLFTILIIVTIVGNTLVIAAVITTRRLRSVTNCFVSSLAAADLLVGLAVMPPSVWLQLTGGTWQLGDVLCDSWVSLDVLLCTASILSLCAISIDRYLAVTQPLVYSRRRRSKRLAGLMIVVVWILAGAITSPPLLGCFPRSKNRDSKKCSYNTDSSYVIFSAMGSFFLPMLVMLYVYGRISCVIAGRHRNLEATESENVRPKRNVLIERAKSIRVRKTECVTSTVSCDRNSDEVELSATSKKSGIVRSHQQSCINRVARETKTAGTLAVVVGGFVVCWLPFFILYLATPFMPRAPPDILMSALTWLGWFNSAINPFIYAFYSADFRLAFWRLTCRKCFKTRTNLDRSNRKLPAPTNWKKETPRT; this is translated from the exons ATGGCGAATCAAACGGCCAATTACTATGGGGACGTTTATCAATGGAATCGCACCGTGTCGACGGATGAACAGGACGAGCAGATGAAATACTACCTGCCGAATTGGACGGACCTCGTTCTGGCAGGACTGTTCACCATACTGATCATCGTCACTATA GTGGGAAACACTCTAGTAATTGCCGCTGTGATAACAACCAGACGTCTACGGTCCGTTACTAATTGTTTCGTGTCCAGTTTGGCCGCTGCGGATTTATTGGTTGGTTTGGCCGTGATGCCACCGTCGGTGTGGCTGCAG CTCACAGGTGGTACTTGGCAGCTGGGCGACGTGCTATGCGACTCTTGGGTCTCCCTCGATGTTCTTCTCTGTACTGCCAGCATTCTCTCGTTATGCGCAATATCCATAGACAG ATACCTAGCTGTAACTCAACCATTAGTATACAGTCGTCGACGTCGAAGCAAAAGACTGGCTGGCCTGATGATAGTGGTCGTCTGGATCCTGGCAGGGGCCATCACCAGCCCGCCACTTCTGGGATGCTTTCCACGTTCAAAAAATCGTGACAGTAAAAAATGCTCGTACAACACGGATTCCTCATACGTGATATTTTCTGCGATGGGTTCGTTTTTCCTACCGATGTTAGTGATGCTTTACGTTTACGGCAGAATATCCTGCGTAATTGCTGGTCGACACAGAAATCTTGAAGCCACCGAGAGTGAGAACGTTCGACCGAAGCGCAACGTATTG ATCGAACGGGCGAAGAGCATCAGGGTGCGGAAAACCGAATGTGTAACCAGCACAGTGAGCTGCGACAGAAATTCTGACGAAGTGGAGCTATCGGCCACGAGCAAAAAGTCGGGGATCGTTCGCAGTCATCAGCAGAGTTGCATCAACAGAGTGGCCAGGGAGACAAAAACCGCCGGCACATTGGCAGTGGTCGTGGGTGGATTCGTGGTGTGCTGGTTACCATTTTTCATTCTATATCTAGCCACCCCCTTCATGCCCAGGGCGCCACCGGATATCCTCATGTCAGCGTTGACGTGGTTAG GGTGGTTCAATTCAGCCATAAACCCATTCATCTATGCTTTCTATTCCGCCGACTTCAGACTCGCGTTCTGGCGATTGACGTGTCGGAAATGCTTCAAAACTAGAACTAATTTGGATCGCAGCAATCGGAAATTACCAGCACCGACTAATTGGAAGAAAGAAACTCCGAGAACGTGA